CGATCCCCTGGTCGTCGGGCACCGACAGGATGATGCCGAAGATGTCGGCAGACACGGCACACCCTTCGGCATGGAGTCGCTGACGCGCCTCGGCGAGGAAGTCGGAGATCGTCTGGACCCGCACCTCCTGGGAAACCGCGCTGATCGAATACTCGGCGACGGTGGTGTTGCCGTCGGTAGGGAACCGGACGTAGTCGAACTGGATCTCGTCGAAGCCCATCCGGCACGCCTCGACGGCGATGGAGAGCGGGTACTCCCAGGCGTCACGATTGGTGGGATCCAGCCAGGTCAGTCCCTTGACGTTGCGCCACACCTCACCGGTCTCGGAGTTGTGGATCGCCCACTCGGGCCGGGCGGGTGCGGCCCAGTAGTCCTGGAAGGTGACCACTCGGGTGATGGTGTACAGCCCTCGGCGGTGGGACTCGGCGATGGCGTATTCGGCGTCGTAGTGGGCGGTCATGGCGCCGAACTCCCGCGCCAGTTCGTGGTCCATGGCGTAGACCACCTGGCCGTCCTCGATCTTGGTGTCGAAGACGAGGGTGTTGATGACCGTGCCCTCGATCAGGCCGAAGATCCAGTCGAGATCGGCACCGGTGTGGACCCGGATGCCCCGGACGACGAAGGGCGCGATCGGGACGTCGAACCGCCCCGGGTCACCGTCCCAGTACGCCTCGGTGTCCTCCCAGGCTATCTTCGAGATCTCGAGCGTGCCCGGTTCCACTCCTGACAGTTCGAACGAGCCGAAGTCGCCGGTGATCGCCGTCCGGTCGCCCAGGGTGACATTGGCTCCGAGCAGCCCGACACCGCGAGGGCCGACCACCCTCCCCTGCAAGACCCGCGGGTTCACCATCAGGGT
This genomic window from Acidimicrobiia bacterium contains:
- a CDS encoding putative glycoside hydrolase, with the protein product MRQDRGGLEILDGRRSRTRFRRPRRRRNIAALLLKGTAFATGAIVIIGLWILVTSLISGDPVHLLIVDERTGQPVVGATVTNEGGRTVTTDENGGAAIAFEAPERLFVAASGYHPATYEVGELPRQSGLTLMVNPRVLQGRVVGPRGVGLLGANVTLGDRTAITGDFGSFELSGVEPGTLEISKIAWEDTEAYWDGDPGRFDVPIAPFVVRGIRVHTGADLDWIFGLIEGTVINTLVFDTKIEDGQVVYAMDHELAREFGAMTAHYDAEYAIAESHRRGLYTITRVVTFQDYWAAPARPEWAIHNSETGEVWRNVKGLTWLDPTNRDAWEYPLSIAVEACRMGFDEIQFDYVRFPTDGNTTVAEYSISAVSQEVRVQTISDFLAEARQRLHAEGCAVSADIFGIILSVPDDQGIGQRVEELSMSADALSGMLYPSHYGRGWLNLDEPNDHPYTVVSEALESASLRNVGGTLMRPWLQGFSWSPAQVLESIRAAEENGGGWLLWNSLSLFDPRWLPPDE